ATGTGcctgcctgtactcacctagttgtgcttgcaggggttgagctctggctctttgggcccgcctctcaactgccaatcaatcaacggTTTTtttccacactcccacacacacacacacacacacacacacacacacacacacacacacacacacacacacacacacacacacacacacacacacacacacacacacacacacacacacacacacacacacacacacacacacacacacacacacacacacacacacacaggaagcagctgtctgactcccaggtacctatttaccgctaggtgaacaggtgcatcagggtgaaagaaactcagcccatttgtttccgggTCCGCCGGAATCGATCCCCAGACCCTAGGACTactaatcccgagcgctgtccactcagccgtcaagcccTTGCACCTGTGCATTTGTATGTAAGCATTGTACATGTATATGTACTGATGTGTGTGTGCTTAGAGTGCATGTGGTTTTAGCTTTTGTAGTTGATGGCTAGGCACAGTCGGTTCACCACCGCACGGCTCCGGGCTCGATTCCGCGACAGGAAAgagacgtttgggcacgtttcctttcacctgatgcttcttTGTTCATCCAGTAATAACTAGGTATtcgagagttaggcaactgttttgGTATGCATCCTGGGAACGGTCAATAATTGGCTTCCTGTCTCCGATAATAGGGAATCAAGGGCAAATAAATTTAATCTCTGCGTCATATATGCTAAATTTGCATGTTATTATTGATGAGATACGTTATCATTATTAATGATATTACTGTTGATGTTATTACTATAATGTTTATGTGGCGAGGATTACCTCAGGGCAGACGAGGCAGCCGCACTCATTCTTGACGCGGGTGACGCCTGGCCGGCAGTATTGTGACACGTCCACACACTTGTTGGGGTCACACTTGGTACAGTCGTGCACCACCTTCTTCTCCCCCTGGGGCGGTGCCTGGCTGCAGGTGTGAACAACAGACTGGTGTATTTGACTGGAGACATATATGTGTCACAGGAAACACATGTGGTGGACGGGTGGCAGGTATggtggagaagggaagggggaggcagGTGTATTGAGCGCAAGTTAGCGACCTCATTCAGAATTACTCGACCTTGAGCATCACAACAGGCAGAAGACTAAGTGAGAAATAACTCTTAAAATAAGAAGTGAGAGAGCAGATCGCATTGAAGCttgaaatattaataaaacaccAACATTTAATCGCCCATTACTACAAGATCTCTAACAGTAATCAAAGAACTGACGCCAGTCAAGTCGTTTTGCAGAAAAACTTTTTCCCACTGTATTTAACATAAGAAAATTTGTCTACAAAATACAACTATCATGAACAGAACTCACTATTAAAATATAACACGATAAATTCGTCTTTCTCTCCAATGCTACTAGTGACAGCAAGACACTGCTAATGCCTGTTTCTGGCCACTAACCGACTCCTTCCTCGTATCAACGGAAGGACAGCAGTAGACAGGACAGGAGAAGAGAAGTCGGTACAACACCGAACATGACTCTGGTCTCACCTGAGAACACAGACGGCCAGGCAGACGACAAGAACGACGCGCAGCATTTTGATGGAGTTGTGTTGGTGTGCAAGACCTGTGATGGTGGACAAGACCTGTGATCGTGTACAAGACCTGTGATGGTGGACAAGACCTGTGATCGTGTACAAGACCTGTGATGGTGGACAAGGTAGAAGGTTCCTTGTGTCTGCTCTTCCGCTCTCACCGCCACTCACTGAACCCTGCTCGGTACCCCGGCCCGTTTTATACCTCGCGCTGCGTTGCCAACATCACGACTTTTAGACGaaaactaaaaaaataaaaaactcgaCGAGAGGGAATTAGGAATACCGGGAAATAAAATAAAGCTAAGAACTATTTCAGTACATACAGAAAAATGTCTGTGGTAACACTTGGAAGTTAGAATACATTATCGAACTCCATATATACGTTCATTTTCTTCCATCTTGAAATAAACAGATTAAGGACATTCCTTTATTTTTTAGATGATTGTCTTGAAGCAGGAGTCTTACATCCATCTCAAGTATACATATACACCCCTTTTGTAATTATGATGAGATCTTTCTATTTAATATCACGATGATCAGTGTTTCAACGACACGAAATACATCCCCTTTATAATTTATGTTGAAGTTTTTCACATCTTTATTCCAGATACACCCTCATGTCAGTGTTAGCCTTATAGTTAGTCCAGATACACCCTCATGTCAGTGTTGGCCTTATAGTTAGTCCAGATACACCCTCATGTCAGTGTTGGTCTTATAGTTAGTCCAGATACACCCTCATGTCAGTGTTGGCCTTATAGTTAGTCCAGATACACCCTCATGTCAGTGTTGGCCTTATAGTTAGTCCAGATACACCCTCATGTCAGTGTTGGCCTTATAGTTAGTCCAGATACACCCTCATGTCAGTGTTGGCCTTATAGTTAGTCCAGATACTCCCTCATGTCAGTGTTGGCCTTATAGTTAGTCCAGATACACCCTCATGTCAGTGTTGGCCTTGTAGCTAGTCCAGATACACCCTCATGTCAGTGTTGGCCTTGTAGCTAGTCCAGATACACCCTCATGTCAGTGTTGGCCTTATAGTTAGTCCAGATACACCCTCATGTCAGTGTTGGCCTTATAGATAGTCCAGATACACCCACCTGTCAGTGTTGGCCTTATAGTTAGTCCAGATACACCCTCATGTCAGTGTTGGCCTTATAGTTAGTCCAGATACACCCTCATGTCAGTGTTGGACTTATAGTTAGTCCAGATACACCCTCATGTCAGTGTTGGTCTTATAGTTAGTCCAGATACACCCTCATGTCAGTGTTGGTCTTATAGTTAGTCCAGATACACCCTCATGTCAGTGTTGGCCTTATAGTTAGTCCAGATACACCCTCATGTCAGTGTTGGCCTTATAGTTAGTCCAGATACACCCTCATGTCAGTGTTGGCCTTATAGTTAGTCCACATACACCCACCTGTCAGTGTTGGCCTTATAGATAGTCCAGATACACCCACCTGTCAGTGTTGGCCTTATAGTTAGTCCAGATACACCCTCATGTCAGTGTTGGCCTTATAGTTAGTCCAGATACACCCTCATGTCAGTGTTGGCCTTATAGTTAGTCCAGATACACCCTCATGTCAGTGTTGGCCTTATAGTTAGTCCAGATACACCCTCATGTCAGTGTTGGCCTTATAGTTAGTCCAGATACTCCCTCATGTCAGTGTTGGCCTTATAGTTAGTCCAGATACACCCTCATGTCAGTGTTGGCCTTGTAGCTAGTCCAGATACACCCTCATGTCAGTGTTGGCCTTGTAGCTAGTCCAGATACACCCTCATGTCAGTGTTGGCCTTATAGTTAGTCCAGATACACCCTCATGTCAGTGTTGGCCTTATAGATAGTCCAGATACACCCACCTGTCAGTGTTGGCCTTATAGTTAGTCCAGATACACCCTCATGTCAGTGTTGGCCTTATAGTTAGTCCAGATACACCCTCATGTCAGTGTTGGACTTATAGTTAGTCCAGATACACCCTCATGTCAGTGTTGGTCTTATAGTTAGTCCAGATACACCCTCATGTCAGTGTTGGTCTTATAGTTAGTCCAGATACACCCTCATGTCAGTGTTGGCCTTATAGTTAGTCCAGATACACCCTCATGTCAGTGTTGGCCTTATAGTTAGTCCAGATACACCCTCATGTCAGTGTTGGCCTTATAGTTAGTCCACATACACCCACCTGTCAGTGTTGGCCTTATAGATAGTCCAGATACACCCACCTGTCAGTGTTGGCCTTATAGTTAGTCCAGATACACCCTCATGTCAGTGTTGGCCTTATAGTTAGTCCAGATACACCCTCATGTCAGTGTTGGCCTTATAGTTAGTCCAGATACACCCTCATGTCAGTGTTGGCCTTATAGTTAGTCCAGATACACCCACCTGTCAGTGTTGGCCTTATAGTTAGTCCAGATACACCCACCTGTCAGTGTTGGCCTTATAGTTAGTCCAGATACACCCACCTGTCAGTGTTGGCCTTATAGTTAGTCCAGATACACCCTCATGTCAGTGTTGGTCTTATAGTTAGTCCAGATACACCTTCATGTCAGTGTTGGCCTTATAGTTAGTCCAGATACACCCTCATGTCAGTGTTGGTCTTATAGTTAGTCCAGATACACCCTCATGTCAGTGTTGGTCTTATAGTTAGTCCAGATACACCCTCATGTCAGTGTTGGCCTTATAGTTAGTCCAGATACACCCACCTGTCAGTGTTGGCCCAACACTGACAGGTGGGTGTatcccaactattccccactcccccttccccctcatccttccaaccattcccctctcccccgtTCCCCTCgtgcttcccaccattcccctctcccccgaCCCCTTGtactccccaccctcccccattataccatcccctcgtcctccccactccacAGTCCCGTTGTccaccccaccatctcccactctcacgtcccctcgtcctccctaccattcctcccctcccctgtcctctattcctccccaccatcccacactcccctgtccccttgtcctccccaacattctccattcccccttcccctcgtccccaccataaccaactctcccgtcccctcgtcctccccaccatcacccactccctcgttcgatgcattcccaaataatgTGATATTccctatcagaaaattgggaacatcaaatgatctgatgttcccatcactgaaaataaaaagaacatttaaaaaaaaggacatgaaaaacaatgaaaaaattaacaaataaactatactcatgaaatgaacggtatggtaaacaacactgctcaattccaaggcaatgtcacacaaaataattaaatcaaaatgaaaataaatcaaaatctatgaaaattcaatttatatatactatcggaaacattgaaatagaattgtaacatatctagtatagcgtATGTTGCTCTTGCGTGCAACAgacggcgctgtttaaaaaaattgtttttacctgtcataggtgttgcatctatatagtaggtatataaaaacacgcgcttattcgaatggaatgttgtttcaaaatttcaaagcaatcggtgaagaactttcggagattgcaGCAAAAATTGTTCTTCCAACTGATGGCGTTGTGTTtttaaaaaaacgcatgttttttttcctgtcaaaggtgaggcatgtatatagtaggtatatagaaacacgcgcctattcgaatgcaacgttgtgtcaaaatttgaaagcaattggtaaagaggtttcgaagattttcctcacatgaaaaacacagtttttccaaaaagcatgttttttcccgttacagacgtgacatctatatagtatgcatataaaaacccgctcggatgcgaatggaacgttgtgtgaaaattccaAAGCaaccggtgaagaacttttgaacaaacgaacatttccatttttatttatattgattaAATTTCTACTCTATAGGAATTTTCATAACTAATTTGGTACATTAATTAACATGTAACTCATAAACAACAAGTAAAATATTGGAGATATAATAAACGAGTAACTTTTTTGTATTAAACATTTATTTCAGAACATAACATTACACAAGTTAGGTCTAATAACAGCTGCTAAATCAAGTTTCTTATGTCAGTTATAAATCTTTATTTATTTAGAAATAACAAGTAGTTGTCAAATTATATCTGGATAAATACCCAAGACAAATCAGGAAAATAGGTAAGGACTCCTCACTAGGAAAAGCTTCTGTTGAACTTTTTCTGTGGCTCCCTCTTCCGAGTCTTCTTGATAGGGTCCCGATATGAAGGTCTCTCCTGGCTGGGTATTACTTTGGAGGCTCTACAAGGCGTATGTCCTTCGGCACCTGCGGGTCTATCCATGGTGACATAGGGGTCTGTCCTTAGTGACCTAAGGGAGTCTGGTCTGGGTTGGTGTCTATGAGGATATAATTATGAGGATATAACTCTATGAGGATATAACTCTATAAGGGTTAACTCTATAATTATGAGGATATAACTCTATAATTATGAGGTAACTCTATAATTATGAGGATATAACTCTATGAGGATATAACTCTCCAAGGGTTAGTCTTCTATTCGTTATCTGCTAGGGCCTGTCCTCGAACTCTTCCCTAGAGGTTCCCAAGTAAGGTtcttctctgggagatcattactTTGGGGACCTCCAAGGAGTCTTCCTAAGTGGTGGTTTACCCATCGTGTCCAAGACCACAGCAGAACGCGTCGTGTCCGGTGTGGTCGTGATCGAAGTCATGGTGGTTGTCGCCGGAGTTGATGCAATGGTCGTGGTGGGCATGCGTCAGGTCTCCGTGGAGCTGTGGACAAAGTAAGTCTGTGAAACAAATTGTATTTATCTTTtgagtgcacgtgtgtgtgtgtgtgtgtgtgtgtgtgtgtgtgtgtgtttctgtagaGTGCTCATATGTATGTGcctgcctgtactcacctagttgtgcttgcaggggttgagctctggctctttgggcccgcctctcaactgccaatcaatcaacgggttttttccacacaccccccccacacacagacacacagacacacacacacacacacacacacacacacacacacacacacacacacacacacacacacacacacacaggaagcagctgtctgactcccaggtacctatttaccgctaggtgaacaggtgcatcagggtgaaagaaactcaaccCATTTGTTTCCGGGTCCGCCGGAATCGATCACCAGACCCTAGGACTactaatcccgagcgctgtccactcagccgtcaagcccTTGCACCTGTGCATTTGTATGTAAGCATTGTACATGTATATGTACTGATGTGTGTGTGCTTAGAGTGCATGTGGTTTTAGCTTTTGTAGTTGATGGCTAGGCGCAGTCCGTTCACCACCGCACGGCTCCGGGCTCGATTTCCGCGACAGGAAAgagacgtttgggcacgtttcctttcacctgatgcttcttTGTTCATCCAGTAGTAACTAGGTATtcgagagttaggcaactgttttgGTATGCATCCTGGGAACGGTCAATAATTGGCTTCCTGTCTCCGATAATAGGGAATCAAGGGCAAATAAATTTAATCTCTGCGTCATATATGCTAAATTTGCATCTGTTATTATTGATGTGATACGTTATCATTATTAATGATATTACTGTTGATGTTATTACTATAATGTTTATGTGGCGGGGATTACCTCAGGGCAGACGAGGCAGCCGCACTCATTCTTGACGAGGGTGACGCCTGGCCGGCAGTATGATGACACGTCCACACACTTGTTGGGGTCACACTTGGTACAGTCGTGcaccaccttctcctccccctggGGCGGTGCCTGGCTGCAGGTGGGAACAACAGACTGGTGTATTTGACTGGAGACATATATGTGTCACAGGAAACACATGTGGTGGACGGGTGGCAGGTATggtggagaagggaagggggaggcagGTGTATTGAGCGCAAGTTAGC
This genomic window from Procambarus clarkii isolate CNS0578487 chromosome 1, FALCON_Pclarkii_2.0, whole genome shotgun sequence contains:
- the LOC123745295 gene encoding uncharacterized protein; translated protein: MLRVVLVVCLAVCVLSQAPPQGEKKVVHDCTKCDPNKCVDVSQYCRPGVTRVKNECGCLVCPELHGDLTHAHHDHCINSGDNHHDFDHDHTGHDAFCCGLGHDG
- the LOC123745171 gene encoding uncharacterized protein; its protein translation is MLRVVLVVCLAVCVLSQAPPQGEEKVVHDCTKCDPNKCVDVSSYCRPGVTLVKNECGCLVCPELHGDLTHAHHDHCINSGDNHHDFDHDHTGHDAFCCGLGHDG